From the genome of Methanocalculus alkaliphilus:
TCCCGGGGTTTTGGCTCTCAAGGTACTCCTCAAATGCCCGTGCTGCGTGATCCCGGTCATCAGGATGGATCAGATCGATCCAGACCTCCTGAAGATTTGGATTACCGGAGAGGTCGAAGTCATCTGCATTCCGCCCGATCATGGTGAAGTACTCGGGGCTGCACCAGAGGAAGCCGGAATCGAGATCATACTCCCAGGCCCCGGTATTTGAGACGGCGATGAGGGCTTTGTACCGATCCCCGGCCTGCAGAACCTCCTGCTCGGCATGTCTTCGCCGGACTGCATACCGTATCTTATTCATCAGATCGGCAAACTGTGCCTTGGGATCTCCGCCTTTCTGAATATAGAAGTCCGCACCCTCGTTCAGTGCCTGGATGACAACCTCCTCCCGCCCTTTCCCTGTGAAGATGATGAAGGGGGTTGTATCCCCTGCTGAACGCAGATGTTTGAGGAGTCCGATCCCGGTCATTCCCGGCATCTGGTAGTCGGAGACGATCGCATCAAAATGATGGTGTTTCAGGTGCTTTATCGCCGTCTCTGCACCGGGGGCTGTGGTGACGGAGAAATCGCCGGTCCTCTCGAGGAAGAGTTTTCCTATCTCAAGGAGGGCAGGCTCGTCATCGACATACAGGAGTGCTAGAACTCCGGGCCTCCCTCCGATGCATGTCATAATGATTTGATGATCATAGCTCCTTATAAAATCTTTGGAATGATAATTCCATCATTCCAGGGGTGCTCCGGGATTATCTGTTATGAAAGCCATATGTTGATGGGAATCATCCCTCCGGGATGGGCGGTTTGTTACGTACAGGGTTTGGCGACTGCCTCCAGACCGGCAGTATAGGTATAGCCAGTCTCTGTTTGATGAATGGATACAGGCTGGAGAAGGGATTGTGTACTTTCCAGATCAATACAATGTCACATTAGTATCATAAATCACTCCCGATGTGGAGAAAATATTTATATAATAAGTAGTATAAATAGCTCTCTAACCAGAGAGAAGGAGGTGAACTCATGACTGTTCGGATAAAGCCACGAAAACCGGTGATATCTCCAGATGTAACTCCAAATCGGAGTGTTCGGAGACTCATGATGAACCAGACCGATTTTCCTGTTCAATCAGGGTATATGATGCATCTCTTCGTCCTTGGTCTCCTCTCAACGACCGTTACCCTCACCGGAATCACAGCAGGGGTGGCACTCAGAATGGTTGGACTCTGAGAGGGTCCCATCTGATCATTTCTCATTTTTTGGTATCGCAGTATAATAGCCGGATCCGTTTCCGGTTCACCCTTTCCCACGTGATCCGCCGATAGTGCTCCTGATATTCCGGATCAGCCGGATGGCAATCTGCATTTTTTATGAGAAGGGATCCATTCCATGACTCTCGTCATCGAATAACCGGATCACAGAAGTCCTCTTCGATGCTGCACTTGTCAATATATTGAAGGTTAAACTTGTAGAAGTTCGTATAACCGCAGTTTCTGCATCTGGAGGTGAAGTGGTTGCATCCGACATAGAGATCATGCACCCCCTCAACACCACAGTTCCGACAATGTGCTGTTGGTTCAAGCTGCCAGACATCATAACAGGATATCGGTGTATAGTCTCCCTTCTCACTAATTTCTGCCATCTTTGGAACGAAGATCCGGGTTGCGCCACAGCTTGAGCAGACGACCTGAGCCTGTTGTGGGACGACCCTGATCATCTGGTCGGCATCCGCACGGCAGTGATAACAGTCAATTCGGTATTTGATAGAGTAGACACCGGGCTTCATACGAGAGACTGGTGACCGGAAGATAAAAAAGTACCCCTCCCGGAGAGGGAGGGCCACTATGAGAAAAAAGTGGTGTGGAGGTTCTTACATCATGCCTGGGGGCATGCCGCCCATGCCACCCATGCCGCCCATTGCGGCCATCTCTTCCTCGCTTGGCATACCGCCGCCCTTACCGGATGATGCGATAACATCATCGATCCGGAGGATCATGACAGCAACTTCAGCGGCTGAGGAGATTGCCTGTGTCTTGACACGGAGTGGTTCAACAACGCCTGAATCCTTCATGTCAGCGGGCTTTGCATCGAAGACATTGAGACCGAAGGTCTTGTTGCCCTGCTCATGGGCTGCACGGAGGTCGACGAGCATGTCGATTGGGTCGAGACCTGCGTTCTCTGCAAGGGTCCGTGGAATGATCTCAAGAGCGCTTGCAAATGCCTCGATGGCGAGCTGTGCACGGCCACCGACGCTGGAAGCGTACTCACGGAGCCTGAGGGAGAGCTCGATCTCCGGTGCACCGCCACCGGCGACGACCTTCTTGTCCTCGACGACGACACCGACGACACGGAGTGAGTCCTCGATTGCACGCTCAAGCTCATCGACGACGTGGTCTGTGCCGCCTTTGATGATGATCGAGACCGCCTTTGGATTCTTGCACTCCTCAACGAAGATCATCTCTTCGCCTGAGACCTTCTTCTCCTCGATCTTTCCTGCGACTCCGAGCTCTTCCTCGGCGATTGCATCGATGGATGAGACGACGGATCCGCCGGTTGCACGGGCGAGCTTCTCGATGTCGGACTTTTTGACACGGCGTACTGCAAAGATACCTGCCTTTGCGAGGTAGTGCTGTGCGATGTCGTCGATACCCTTCTGACAGAAGACGACGTTTGCGCCGGATGCGATGACCTTGTTGACGATCGTCTTGATCATCTTCTCTTCTTCGTCAAGGAACATCTGGAGCTGGTCAGGGCTTGTGATGCTGATCTCGGCATCGACCTCGGTCTTCTTAAACTCGATTGCTGCGTTTAAGAGGAGGATCTTTGCATTGGTGACAACCTTGGGCATGCCTGGGTGGACACGCTCTTTGTCGATGATCATGCCTTCGATGATCTCAGAGTCGTCGATGGATCCGCCGACCTTCTTCTCGACCTTGACATTGTCGATGTCAACAGTGCCGTCTTCATCGGCAACCATTGTGATTGCTTTGACGATGAGGCCGCAGAGCTTCTCTTTTGCAGACTCTGCACCCTTTCCGGTCATTGCGGTCTCAGCGATCTTGGTGAGCATCGCGATATCGTTTGGCTTTACATCAAAGGCGAGCTCTCTTAAGATCTCCTGAGCCTTCTCAGCGGCCTGGCGATAGCCCTGTGCGATGACGGTTGGGTGGACATCCTGCTCGAGGAGGTCTTCTGCCTTCTTGAGGAGTTCGCCACCGACGACGACGGCGGTCGTGGTTCCGTCGCCGACCTCATCGTCCTGGGTCTTTGCGATCTCGACCATCATCTTTGCGGCCGGGTGCTCGATATCCATCTCTTTGAGGATGGTTACGCCATCGTTTGTGATGACGACATCACCGATGGTGTCAACGAGCATCTTGTCCATACCTTTTGGTCCAAGGGTTGTTCTGACTGCTGCTGCAACTGCCTTAGCTGCTGCGATGTTCATACTCTGGGCGTCGCGTCCACGTGTTCGGGAGCTGCCTTCCTTCAGAATAAGAATTTGTTGTCCTCCAAGTTGTGCTGACATAATGTATCACCAGTGTTTGAAGATAAAGTTGCTTTGTGGTTCTATATAAACATTATTCAGGCATCAGATCGAGGAGATCTGATCCCTCTTCAAGAGAATAGAGCCGCTCCTCACCGATAATGAGGGTCTTTCCTATCTTCTTCTCCTTATTATAGTCAGATAGGATGCAGAGGGAGCGGGCACGGGCAATCTGGGAGAGGTTTCCGACGAGAGCCGCGCGCTTGACCGTCTTCTGGGCAGGGCCAAAGCAGGCGAGGATCATCGTCTCATCATAGTGGGCGACCGCCTGGAAGGGGGCACGCCGGAATGAATGGAGCTCAAGCCCGATGGACTGGAGGTACCCGGCAGGGGTACCCGCCCCGCTCTCTTCGATGGCAGTGACGGAGGGGAGATCATGGGGCCGGTCCATGAAGAGATCAATCGGCTGGACGATCGGCTCATCGAAGAGCTCCTCGAGCTTCAGGGCCATCTCAAGCGTCGTCCCCATGCCGCTCTCGTACTTGCTGATCGTCCTTCTGGAGACGCCAAGAAGATGGGCGAGATCACCGAGTGAGAGGGTATGTGCCTCTCTCATCTGGTGGAGGCGGTGACCGTCGATATTGACATAGAGCCCTCCTGGCGAGGCATAGACGAGCGGGGGGATATCTTCAGCCAGATAATCATACAGTGTTGATGGTGAGACGGCGAAGAGGCCGTATCTGAGATATACTGCACTCCGCTCAAGCGGAACATCCCGTGCCCGCTCCCCGATGATGATCGGGACTGCCTTGAGATGGTGTGCCATCGCATCGAGATCGGTTGCAACCTCCTCGGATACAGAGTCGATCTGGGAGACGACCTTGATGATGACAAGTCGCCCTCGATCTGCTGCCAGGAGATCAAAGCTTCGCGGTCTCTGGGTGCATCGTTCGGAGACGTCAAACCCTGCGGTAATGAGGATGGCCACCACCGTCTGGATAAGTCGTTCCTGTACCATCGTCTCTCTATCCTACAAGGATAAGCGAGATGATAAATGATCTGACACTCCCCCTTATGGGTGGGGAGAGCAGATCTGTAGCTATGTGGATTGGAATCGATGATACCGACTCCCCGGAAGGTATGTGCACCACCTATCTCGGAGCGGTCCTTGTCAGGAGGCTTGAGGCATCAGGAATCCCGGTCCACTCACTCCGGCTCATCAGGCTCAATCCGACGATCATCTGGAAGACCAGGGGGAATGCAGCCATTGCCATCGGGGCTGAGGGGGACCCGGATACCGCCTTCTCCATTGCAGGGTCGCTCATCGAAGAGCTTGCCGATCTTGCATGTGAGAGGACAAATCCAGGGCTTGTCGTCTGTGGGGATCGCCGTCCTCCTGCCGCCTTTGCAGAGGAGGCGATCACCGGATTCTGTACAATCGAGGGTGCCATCGATGCCTGTATCAAAGCAGGAGCGCGATATCGTGGCTGGAAGAATGGCCGGGGTCTCATCGGTGCCGTTGCTGCCGTTGCAGCAGACCTGACGGAGAGCACCTCGGAGTATCTCGTCTACCGGGATGTCAGCCGAAGGGAGAGGGAACGGATCGTCGATGCAGAGACGCTGGCGAGAGCAGAGGAGATGACCTTCCCCCATACCTGGGATACGGTCGATGCCGCCAATAATGTCGTTGTCTGCGTTCCACACACCCCGGATCCGGTCCTCTTCGGCATCCGGGGGGAGAGCCCTGTCTGGGTCTCCCTCGCCCGACACCTGATCGAGTCTGAAGAGCCCGCCATTGAGGCTCTCTTTGAGACGAACCAGGGGACGGATGCCCATCTGATCCGGGGATCGACAGGACGTCTTGAAGACGGACGATCGTATATCATTGCGGGAACCGTCACCACCTCTCCGAAGACCGGGATCGGGGGGCATGTCTCAGTCCGGATCAGCGATGGAGAGAACCACCTCACCTGTATGGCCTATGAGCCGGTGAAGGGCTTTCGGGAGATCATCCGGGCCCTTGCACCAGGTGACAGGATCGTTGCCTGCGGGAGCTACCGGAATACGACACTGAATCTTGAGAAGGTCTGTATTCTCGATGCCCCTCCTCTCCGGATTGCCGGGGCTCCCCTCTGTCCGTCATGTGCGAAGAGGATGACCTCGGCCGGGGCGAAGAAGGGGTACAAATGCCGCCGGTGCGGAGAGAGGCTCCCGGATCCGGTTATTCGGTTCGAGGAGCGGCATCTGCTGCCCGGCTGGTACGAAGTTCCGCCCTCGGCCCGGAGACACCTTGCCCGCCCTCTCTGCCGGGGTTCTCTGGCTCTTCCCGATGATGTGGTGAATGTTATATCTGATCCCGTCGACTGGATATATTCAAAATGATAGATATCTGGGAGTCAGCAGAGGAGTCGGCGGGGTATGCAGTGGCTGCGATCCGCGATCATCCAAAACGTATCCCTCTCCTGATGGGAATGATGGCACTCTTCCCCCTGATGATGGGCTATACCGCACGGATTTATCGTGGCGATCCGGCAATCCCTGATCTCTCCTCCCCGCGTGAGATCCTCTTTGACGGAATCAGGCTGACTCTTGTCCAGCTTATCTATTCAGCCCCCATCATCGGAGCGATCCTCTTCATTACATCCAGGCAGAGCCGGCTTTTGGATCTCATCACCCATGCGGACCGCGGTCTTCTCTTCTCTCCTGTCGGTGCGGTCTTCTTCCTCCTCCTTGGCGTGGTGCTCCTGTATGGACTGGTCATCCTCATCTCGATGATTGGTATTATCAGAACCGCCCGCTCAGGCCGTATCCGGGACGGGTTTGCACTGAGTGCGATCACTGGACATATCCGGGCAATTGGTCCTGCCACATATGTCTCCGCGGTCATCTTCTATACTGTTATCTCCCTCCTTCTGTCGCTCCCCGCCGGGTATCTGATCGAGCTTTCTCCCATCGGCCATATCCCTGCATTCTTCATCTATGTCGTCCTCACCATATTCGCCGCCCGGTACTTTACGCTCATCTACGAGTCCGGACTTCCCGGCAGATCTACATCCTGACACAAGGTTTCATCATCAGGCAAAGAGCATTCTTCTGCATGGTACAGGGTCTTACAATACTCTTTGATGATCGCGACAACGCCCAGCGAATCATGCGTCTTCTGAAGAAATCAGGTGTTTCTGCAAAACTCTCCTCTGATCCGGTCCTCACCTCGGAAGAGGTTGTGGTAGGCACAATTGGTGCATTGAAGGGATATCTCCGCTCTCTTGCACCGGATGACCCGGTTGATCTTGAGGCTCTTTCACTTGCCCAGGGGCTCATCACATCCGATGAGGAGGCGTTTACGAGGATCATGGGAGCGATTGATGAGGATGGTGGCAGAACCCTCCTCGGGGAGAGCAGTGAAGAGCCGATGGCTGAAGAGGAGATCCGGTCCCGGCTCCACGATGCCTTACGCCTCGTCCTCTATGAGAAGCAGGGGCTCATCACCGCAGAGGATGATGCCATCATCGTTACAAAACGGATTGAGCCGGACCTCCTTGAGATATCAATGCCTGCTGATCTCATCCTGTATCCCGAAATTGAGGAGCTTGAGAAGGCCGGCCTGACCGCTGAGCGGATGGTCTCCTCTGAGATGCATTATTCGGTCCAGACCGGGACGGATATCATCTTCTGTGATGATCCCGAGGAGCTGATCTCCCTTCTGGAGGAGTCTGATCCCGAGGAGGAGAGCCTTGTTGCATTCCTTGAGCAGTTCTTCCTCCTTCTGATGCTCGCAGATGAGACGGTGCGGCTCATCGGAGATGGAGCGGCCACCATCGGGGAGATCCACCGGCGGCTCCCGGATACCGCAATCACCGCAGATCAGGAGTCCTACCCGATCCGGTTTTCCATCGATGAGGAGATGGTTACCCATATCGTTGATACACTCCGATCCAAGGGCAGGATCAGCGGCAAGGATGGAAGGCTCAAAGTCCGATAGATGGTTTTATATAATTTCCATCCAATCTACCTTCTGGTGAACTGAGATTATGGCATATAAGTGGAAGAGCAGGACCGAGGTTGACGAGGCGGTCGTTGTTGTGATGAACTCGATGGATAAGGGTCCGGATCTCTCACCCTGGCTCTTCAGGACGATCCAGGCGGCGATTGATGATTCAGATCCAGAGTTTGGGACCTATTTCCTTCAGGAGATCAAGACGCACGCACCCGAAGCGATGCGGTGGTTCCTCGAGTAGGGTAAATCCCCTCTCCAGATCCCCCCTTTTCAATGACATCCGTTCTCCTCGTCGATGATGAACCCGCTCTTCTTGAGGTGACACGGCTCTTCCTTGAACGTGATGGATTTTCTGTAACAACAGCAGGCTCCGGGAGCGAAGCCTTGGGAAAACTGGCTCATGGCCCTTTTGATGCAATCGTCTCCGACTACGAGATGCCCCTCATGGATGGCCTTGCCCTCCTCTCACAGGTTCGATCGTTTGGGATGACGATCCCGTTTGTCATCTTCACCGGAAGGGGACGGGAGGAGGTGGCGATCCGGGCACTGAACGAAGGGGCAGATTTCTACATCCGGAAGGGCGGGGATCCGAAGTCCCAGTTTGCGGAACTTGGCAATGCCATCCGCCGTTCTGTTGCGTTCCGCCAGGCTGAACGGCGGTTTGAGACGCTCATCTCGTCATTGCCTGATCCCACCTTCTCAATCGATGACCAGGGATATGTGACAACCTGGAACCGGGCGATGGAGGAGATGACCGGAGTTCTGGCTGATGAGATGATCGGACGGGGAGACTTTGCGTATGCCGTTCCCATCTATGGGACTGTCCGGCCGATGCTGATCGATATCGCCGCAGGCCTGATTTTGGATACGGATGAGCGGCTCGGGTATAGTATTTTCCGGCGTGAGGGGCATGCCGTCTATGCCGAGTCCTCCCAGGCGAAGCCCAGAGGCAATCCGGTCTTCCTCTGGGGAAAGGCGACGCCGCTCTTTGATGATGCCGGAAGGCTGTCAGGCGCCATCGAGACGATCCGGGATATCAGCTACCGGGTCGCCCTGGAACAGGATCTCCAGAACCAGTACGAATCCCTCTCCGTCGTTGATGAAGAACTCAAAGCGCAGATGGAGGAGGTCATCGCACGGGATCATGAACGCGAGATCCTCCTTGCCGAGATCAAGGATCAGCAGATCCTCCTTGATACCATCTTTGATATCACTCCGGTGAACTTCTATGTCTATGACCGGGAGTGCCGGTTCCGGTACGTCTGTAGAAAAGGAGCGTCCCAGATCGGGATGACTCCGGAGGAGATGGTTGGCCACCACTGGCGTGAGCTTGGAATGCCCGTCGATCTCATGGAACCCCTTGAGGCGAGCCTCCGGGAGGTCTTTGCGACCGGGGAGGAGATGGAGGTTTACTCACCGTATCCGACACTCGCCGGGGAACGGTACTATCGGTGTATCATCACCCCGATGGGGGATGTCGGCCGTCCTGATCTCGTCCTTGTGACCATTCTTGATGTCACGGAGGCACGGATGGCAGAAGCATCACTCCAGGAGAAGGGGGATTACTGCCACCTTCTCTTTGAGTCGGCGGGTGATGCACTTCTCCTCTTCGATGGCCTGACCGTCCGGGACTGCAATCTCCGGGCGATGGAGTTCTTCGGATTCTCACGTGACGAGATGATCGGGCGGAAGGCTGGAACCCTCTCCCCCGAATTTCAGCCTTCCGGAGGGAGATCCCGCGATATCCTTCTCGATCTCCTTGGACGTGCAGAAGAAGGTGAACTTCAGTTCTTTGAATGGAAGGGGCTCAGATCCGACGGCACCCTCCTCGATCTCGAGGCGACGGTGAGTCCCCTGATGATGGAGGGGCGTCAGCATCTCCTCGGGGTGATTCGCGACATCTCAGAGCGAAAACGGCATGAGGATGAGATCAACCATCTCCTCTCTCATATTCCCGGTATGGTGTACCGCTGTGATATCGACCGCGACTGGACGATGCGGTTCATCTCAGAAGGATGCCGGTCTCTCACCGGGTATGCGCCTGATGAGTTCATCGGCAACCGGGTGCTCTCATGGAATGATATCATCCTCCCGGATCATCGGGAACGGCTCTGGAATGCGTGGATGGAGATGATACGGACGAAGGGGATCTTTGAGGGAGAGTATCCGATCCGGCGCTCTGACGGCGATATCCGATGGGTCTGGGAACGGGGGACGGTTGTGTACGAAGAGGATGGCTCTCCCGGGTACAGCGAGGGGTTCATCACCGATATCACCGATCGACGGAAGATGGAGGACTCAATCCGCCATCTTAACACCAAACTGGCACTTCTCTCGTCGATGACCCGGCATGACCTGAGGAACCGTCTTGGCACGATCCTTGGATACCTCGACCTGATGGAGGGCCCCGATCCTATTCTCCCGCAAAATGATGGTTTTTCAAAGATTAAAGATACAATTGGGCGAATCCTCGAGATGGTTGAATTTTCCCATGATTACCAGGAGATAGGATCCCATGGCTTCTCCTGGCAGGACCTGCCGATGACGGTGGTCCGGGCAGTCGACTCTGTGGATAACGGCGGTGTTCTGATGGCGACTGATCTCCCCGGGGTTGAGATCCTGGCTGATCCGCTTTTTGAGAAGGTGATCGCCACCTGTATCGACAACGCCATCCGCCATGGGGAGAAGGTTACCCGTATCCGTGTTTCCGCCGAAATCACAGGTGGCGGGCTCTCCATCCTTTGTGAGGATGACGGTATCGGGATACCCCCGGAGGAGAAGAGCCGGATATTTGATCGGGGTGTTGGAAAGAATACCGGGCTTGGTCTCTTCCTTGCCTGTGAGATCCTTGCGATCAGCGGGATGAGCATCTCGGAGGAGGGTGTCTATGGTGAGGGTGCGAGGTTTGTGATCCAGGTGCCATCTCATCTCTACCGCTACTCCGGCGACAAACTTTCCTGATAGCCCCCTTCGTCTCACTCTCTTCTGAGGTGTGGTACTTATGGTCTGCGAGTACCAACGGTACCAGGGTTGAGTACTGATGTCACAGAAGTGTTCTGACGCGGTCACACAGATCCACCTCCGGCCCGGGATGACGGTCGGGGAGCTTGTGGATGCGATGGGGGGGGCGGGCGCCTATAACGGGGGATCGCTTGCAGAGGCGGTCTCGATCACCGAGAGGATGTTTACCGATCCGGCAACGACCCGGTTCTTCGGCCTTGCAGGGGCGATGGTTCCAGCGGGTATGGGCGGTATCGTCTCAGATCTCCTGGATGCCGGGTATATTGATATCCTCGTCTCAACGGGTGCGAACCTGACACATGACGTCATCGAGGCGATCGGCTGCCATCACTACCATGGGACCGAGATCTGTGATGATGTTGATCTCCGGCATGATGAGATCAACCGTATCTATGATGTCTATCTCCCGACCGAGGCGTTTGAGGAGTTTGAGGAGTATATGCAGGGGGTGTACAGCGATCTTCCTGATGGTTCCGTCCTCTCGATCAGTGATCTCCTCCGGAGGATCGGGGGCTCCCTCGACTCCGGCATCCTCGCTACCGCGGCGAGGAAGGAGATCCCGGTCTACTGCCCGGCAGTCCAGGACTCGATGATCGGCCTTCAGTACTGGCTCTTCTCCCAGACGAACAAGGTGACCATCGATGCCTTTGCGGATATGAAACCCCTGATGAACCGCTGTTTTGCCGCAGAGAAGGCCGGGGCATTCATCGTCGGCGGTGGTGTTCCAAAGAACTTCATCCTCCAGAGTATGCTGATGACAGAGAACGGCTTTACCTATGCGGTCCAGCTCACCGGGGATCGCCCCGATCTCGGCGGTTTGTCGGGGGCGACGCTTGACGAGGCACGGTCCTGGGGAAAGATCACCGAGGAGGCCCGTGCCGTGACGGTCTATGGCGATGCGACGATCACCCTCCCGCTCCTTATTGCGGCAACACTTGAGAGGCTGGCGGCATGAGCGCTCTTATCCTCGCCCTCGATGCCACCTCACGGGAGGAGGCCCTCCGGATCGCATCACTGACGGCAGATCATCTCGATGCCATCAAGATCGGCTACCCGCTCGTCCTTGGAGCCGGGCTATCTGTTGCCGGCGAGATCGCTGCCCTCGGAGTCCCGGTGATCGCGGACTTCAAGGTGGCGGATATCCCAAATACGAACACCCTCATCTGTGATCAGGTCTTTGCTGCCGGATGCTCTGCCGTCATCTGCCATGCCTTTCCGGGAGGCGACTCGCTTGAAGCCTGTGTCGCCTCTGCCCATGCGCATGGCGGCGAATGTTTCGTCGTCTGTGAGATGAGCCATCCGGGTGGTGCGGAATGGTTCTCGGGCGGGGTGGCCGAGCGGTTCAGTGCTATGGCGGTCGATGCGGGTGCAGACGGGATCATCGCCCCGGCGACCCGGCCTGCCCGTGTGGCGGCACTCCGTGAGATCATCGGGGGAAAGAAGATCTATTCGCCGGGTGTCGGTGCACAGGGTGCCGCACCCGAGGATGTGAAGGCGCTCGTTGATGGGGTCATCGTCGGCCGTGCCATCTATGGAGCTGCGGATCCTGCTGCTGCGGCCAGAGAGTACCGGGATCGCTGCCGGTGAACCGCCGGGTGCCGATGAAGAGAATCTCGTCCTGACACCGGCTTCTCCGGTGGGTGATGAACCCTATGAGTCACTCTGAGGCACACCTTTCCCCTCTGGGGAAGGTTGAAGCCTTCTCCCGTTCCAGTTTCGTGTATGCTCCGATGCCCCTCATGCGGAAGTGAGGATCTCTTCCGGACGATTGGCGGGTATGCAGGCTCCGAGTACCGGTGCAAGAAGTGCGGGTATCAGGGGACCTTCGTCGTCGAGAGTGACGAGCCGATGCCGGTCCCGGAGAGGCGCAATGACCAGCCAGAGACGAGGCTCGATATACCCCTCTGGATCCGGATTCTGGCGGTGATATTTCTCCTCGTGATTATCGCAATCTATCTTCTGTGATCCCCTCTTCCGGCGGGAGAGTACCCGAGGATCAGACTTTTATCCTCCATCCTCCAACTACTCCGCATGCACTGGACAGAGGAACAGAAGAAGGCGATTGAGAAGTACAGCGCTCTTGACGATATCCCGGTCGAAGAGAGGCGGTACAAATGCCATACCTGCCACCATATTGTGGATGAGGAGCCGTGTCCTGCCTGCGGGGAGGCGATCCTCCAGCAGATGTGCCCGGTCGATCACTGCCACTGCCCCCATGATATCATCGAGTCGCTCGCCTACTGTCCGCTCTGCGGTGCCGCCATCTGCCCGGACTGCGGATCCCATGATGTCTCCCAGATCTCGCGGATCACCGGCTATCTCTCGGATGTCGGGGGATGGAATGCGGCAAAGCAGCAGGAGCTCAAGGATCGCGCCCATTACGATATCGGATGAGATATTATCTCCGTGGTGAGACTCTCCTGATCAGGGGGGCGTTCCTTGCCGCAAGTTCGGGGGTGGGGGGCGGTCTTGCAGACGTGACGACGCTCCTCAACCATACTGTTCCTCATGGGTACTCGGCGGACGAGCCGGAGCGCACCCTCTCTCTCCTGCGTGCTTCCCATGGCCTCTCCGACCGCTCCTTTGGCCTGATGACTGCGGTTCCGATGCGCCACCTCGTCGTCCTGAGATACGATTTCCTGACGTTCTTCATCACCGCCGGGGTGACCCATCCGACACCGGAGGGGCCTGGCACCATCAATGTCATCGTCACCAGCAGCGAAGGTTTCACCCCTGCCGCCCTCCTCGGTGCGTTTATCACCATCACCGAGGCGAAGGTTCTGGCACTCCGGGATCTGGGCCGATCCTTCACCGGAACGACGACGGATGCGATCATCGTCGCTTCGGAGGGCGAGGCCGTTCACAGCTATGCGGGTCCGGTCTCCCCTGCGGGTGAGCGGATCATGAGCGCTGTTCGAAAAGGGGTATCCGTCGCCCTCGACCGCCATGAGGGGAGGGTT
Proteins encoded in this window:
- a CDS encoding hybrid sensor histidine kinase/response regulator; this translates as MTSVLLVDDEPALLEVTRLFLERDGFSVTTAGSGSEALGKLAHGPFDAIVSDYEMPLMDGLALLSQVRSFGMTIPFVIFTGRGREEVAIRALNEGADFYIRKGGDPKSQFAELGNAIRRSVAFRQAERRFETLISSLPDPTFSIDDQGYVTTWNRAMEEMTGVLADEMIGRGDFAYAVPIYGTVRPMLIDIAAGLILDTDERLGYSIFRREGHAVYAESSQAKPRGNPVFLWGKATPLFDDAGRLSGAIETIRDISYRVALEQDLQNQYESLSVVDEELKAQMEEVIARDHEREILLAEIKDQQILLDTIFDITPVNFYVYDRECRFRYVCRKGASQIGMTPEEMVGHHWRELGMPVDLMEPLEASLREVFATGEEMEVYSPYPTLAGERYYRCIITPMGDVGRPDLVLVTILDVTEARMAEASLQEKGDYCHLLFESAGDALLLFDGLTVRDCNLRAMEFFGFSRDEMIGRKAGTLSPEFQPSGGRSRDILLDLLGRAEEGELQFFEWKGLRSDGTLLDLEATVSPLMMEGRQHLLGVIRDISERKRHEDEINHLLSHIPGMVYRCDIDRDWTMRFISEGCRSLTGYAPDEFIGNRVLSWNDIILPDHRERLWNAWMEMIRTKGIFEGEYPIRRSDGDIRWVWERGTVVYEEDGSPGYSEGFITDITDRRKMEDSIRHLNTKLALLSSMTRHDLRNRLGTILGYLDLMEGPDPILPQNDGFSKIKDTIGRILEMVEFSHDYQEIGSHGFSWQDLPMTVVRAVDSVDNGGVLMATDLPGVEILADPLFEKVIATCIDNAIRHGEKVTRIRVSAEITGGGLSILCEDDGIGIPPEEKSRIFDRGVGKNTGLGLFLACEILAISGMSISEEGVYGEGARFVIQVPSHLYRYSGDKLS
- a CDS encoding deoxyhypusine synthase; amino-acid sequence: MSQKCSDAVTQIHLRPGMTVGELVDAMGGAGAYNGGSLAEAVSITERMFTDPATTRFFGLAGAMVPAGMGGIVSDLLDAGYIDILVSTGANLTHDVIEAIGCHHYHGTEICDDVDLRHDEINRIYDVYLPTEAFEEFEEYMQGVYSDLPDGSVLSISDLLRRIGGSLDSGILATAARKEIPVYCPAVQDSMIGLQYWLFSQTNKVTIDAFADMKPLMNRCFAAEKAGAFIVGGGVPKNFILQSMLMTENGFTYAVQLTGDRPDLGGLSGATLDEARSWGKITEEARAVTVYGDATITLPLLIAATLERLAA
- the pyrF gene encoding orotidine-5'-phosphate decarboxylase, with amino-acid sequence MSALILALDATSREEALRIASLTADHLDAIKIGYPLVLGAGLSVAGEIAALGVPVIADFKVADIPNTNTLICDQVFAAGCSAVICHAFPGGDSLEACVASAHAHGGECFVVCEMSHPGGAEWFSGGVAERFSAMAVDAGADGIIAPATRPARVAALREIIGGKKIYSPGVGAQGAAPEDVKALVDGVIVGRAIYGAADPAAAAREYRDRCR
- the nrdD gene encoding anaerobic ribonucleoside-triphosphate reductase codes for the protein MHWTEEQKKAIEKYSALDDIPVEERRYKCHTCHHIVDEEPCPACGEAILQQMCPVDHCHCPHDIIESLAYCPLCGAAICPDCGSHDVSQISRITGYLSDVGGWNAAKQQELKDRAHYDIG
- a CDS encoding adenosylcobinamide amidohydrolase, translated to MRYYLRGETLLIRGAFLAASSGVGGGLADVTTLLNHTVPHGYSADEPERTLSLLRASHGLSDRSFGLMTAVPMRHLVVLRYDFLTFFITAGVTHPTPEGPGTINVIVTSSEGFTPAALLGAFITITEAKVLALRDLGRSFTGTTTDAIIVASEGEAVHSYAGPVSPAGERIMSAVRKGVSVALDRHEGRVPADEPAFFIYSRFNGGAWVEWSKKNCPYYPCHFEGQRCDFCYCPLYPCGDETLGDWVESSSGGKVWACTNCTLNHEPEVVRHLTKNPEASLSELKALRRKK